In Nonomuraea muscovyensis, one genomic interval encodes:
- a CDS encoding trans-sulfuration enzyme family protein, protein MTPLRPETRTVHLPQPPVEHSRPITMPLYQTSGFVFDDPAVMAEAMGRPDGPFVYGRYSNPTVRSLEQAVSDLEGGAGAVATGSGMGAINTVLLGLLKPGDHLIAQKSLYGGTAAMLNDLVARFGVTVTHVPEHDPDALRAAVRPETRLVYLETISNPMTLVADLPAMCAAARELGLVSVVDNTFASPLLCRPIEHGADVVVHSTTKYLSGHTDVVGGLAVFATDELYKKVWHYAIELGASADPFAAWLTLRGLQTLALRMERHCSNARLLATRLAEHPAVSAVHWPGLPSHPSYEIAGKLLPDFGGVFSFDLAGGRAAGERFMSRVRLALLAPSLGGVETLTLHPATTSHRALNADELARHGIGEGTVRIAVGIEHPEDLWADIEQALA, encoded by the coding sequence ATGACCCCACTCCGTCCCGAAACCCGGACCGTCCACCTGCCCCAGCCGCCGGTCGAGCACAGCCGCCCGATCACCATGCCGCTCTACCAGACCTCCGGGTTCGTCTTCGACGACCCCGCGGTGATGGCGGAGGCGATGGGGCGCCCCGACGGTCCGTTCGTGTACGGCCGCTACAGCAACCCCACCGTGCGTTCCCTCGAGCAGGCCGTGTCGGACCTGGAGGGGGGCGCCGGCGCCGTCGCCACCGGATCCGGCATGGGCGCGATCAACACCGTGCTGCTCGGCCTGCTCAAGCCGGGCGACCACCTCATCGCGCAGAAGTCGCTGTACGGCGGCACGGCCGCGATGCTCAACGACCTGGTCGCCAGGTTCGGCGTCACCGTCACCCACGTCCCCGAGCACGACCCCGACGCGCTGCGCGCCGCCGTGCGGCCCGAGACCAGGCTCGTCTACCTGGAGACCATCTCCAACCCGATGACCCTGGTCGCCGACCTGCCCGCCATGTGCGCGGCGGCCCGCGAGCTGGGGCTGGTGTCGGTGGTGGACAACACCTTCGCCTCGCCCCTGCTCTGCCGTCCCATCGAGCACGGCGCCGACGTCGTCGTCCACTCGACGACCAAGTACCTGTCCGGGCACACCGACGTGGTCGGCGGGCTGGCCGTCTTCGCCACCGACGAGCTGTACAAGAAGGTGTGGCACTACGCGATCGAGCTGGGCGCCTCGGCCGACCCGTTCGCCGCCTGGCTCACGCTGCGCGGCCTGCAGACGCTGGCGCTGCGGATGGAGCGCCACTGCTCCAACGCCCGCCTGCTCGCCACCCGGCTCGCCGAGCACCCGGCCGTCTCGGCCGTGCACTGGCCCGGACTGCCGTCGCACCCGTCGTACGAGATCGCCGGCAAGCTGTTGCCGGACTTCGGCGGGGTGTTCTCGTTCGACCTGGCGGGCGGGCGCGCCGCGGGGGAGAGGTTCATGAGCAGGGTACGGCTGGCACTGCTCGCCCCCTCGCTCGGCGGCGTCGAGACGCTCACCCTGCACCCGGCGACCACCTCGCACCGCGCGCTCAACGCCGACGAACTGGCCAGGCACGGCATCGGCGAGGGCACCGTCCGCATCGCCGTGGGCATCGAGCACCCCGAGGACCTCTGGGCCGACATCGAACAGGCGCTGGCATAG
- a CDS encoding aminotransferase-like domain-containing protein, with product MDDLVDLLGRWASGRGPLYLLLAARFRALIDDGVLASGMPLPPDRTLARRLAVGRGTVVAAYDLLQQEGRVTRRQGSGTRVAPMELPATRTADGVVANPLLQHILHPPDGVRLLTCAAPDGPPPELLEAYQEGAGRLSTVRDMGYHPAGLAELREELAAYYRGRGLPTTASEILVTTGAQQALTLLAGLLVSPGDTVLTQSPTYPGALEVFRHAAAVVRPVSLAGPAGPGGSPVPAGVARERPAPAEAPRERPALVYAVPTASNPTGSVMGAGDRRRLARLAAGHDIPLVDDEACAELCFSGDTPPPVASYATGEHVITIGSMSKLVWGGLRVGWIRASAPLISRLARLRAVHDLGGEALSQLAAAALLRRLAEIRPVRVRALSESHDHLCELLRTHLPSWSFEPALGGQTLWVRVPRGDVDSFSQVALRHGVAVPPGRAFDPLGGHADHMRLHFLFPREELSAAVRDLAAAWHAYDGTRRGNSRHALIV from the coding sequence ATGGATGACCTTGTCGACCTGCTCGGGCGGTGGGCGTCCGGACGGGGGCCGCTCTATCTGCTGCTGGCGGCCCGGTTCCGGGCGCTGATCGACGACGGGGTGCTGGCTTCGGGCATGCCGCTGCCGCCCGACAGGACGCTGGCGCGGCGGCTGGCCGTGGGCCGGGGCACGGTGGTGGCCGCGTACGACCTGCTGCAGCAGGAGGGCCGGGTCACGCGCCGCCAGGGCAGCGGCACCAGGGTGGCCCCGATGGAGCTGCCCGCCACCCGGACGGCCGACGGCGTGGTGGCCAACCCGCTGTTGCAACACATCCTGCACCCGCCGGACGGCGTGCGGCTGCTGACCTGCGCCGCGCCGGACGGCCCCCCGCCGGAGCTGCTGGAGGCCTACCAGGAGGGCGCCGGACGGCTCTCGACCGTGCGCGACATGGGCTACCACCCGGCGGGCCTCGCGGAGCTGCGCGAGGAGCTGGCCGCCTACTACCGAGGCCGTGGGCTGCCCACGACCGCGTCGGAGATCCTGGTCACGACGGGGGCGCAGCAGGCGCTCACGCTGCTGGCGGGGCTGCTGGTGTCGCCCGGCGACACGGTGCTCACCCAGTCGCCGACGTACCCGGGGGCGCTGGAGGTGTTCCGGCACGCCGCCGCGGTGGTCCGGCCCGTGTCCCTGGCCGGCCCGGCCGGACCCGGCGGGTCGCCCGTCCCGGCCGGCGTGGCGCGCGAACGGCCCGCGCCGGCGGAGGCGCCGCGCGAGCGGCCCGCGCTGGTCTACGCGGTGCCGACCGCGAGCAACCCCACCGGGTCCGTCATGGGAGCCGGCGACCGCAGGCGGCTGGCGCGGCTGGCCGCCGGGCACGACATCCCGCTGGTCGACGACGAGGCGTGCGCCGAGCTGTGCTTCTCCGGCGACACCCCTCCGCCGGTGGCCTCCTACGCCACCGGCGAGCACGTGATCACGATCGGGTCGATGAGCAAGCTGGTGTGGGGCGGGCTGCGGGTCGGCTGGATCCGCGCCTCGGCCCCGCTGATCTCCCGGCTGGCGCGGCTGCGCGCCGTGCACGACCTGGGCGGCGAGGCGCTGAGCCAGCTCGCCGCCGCGGCGCTGCTGCGGCGGCTGGCGGAGATCCGGCCGGTACGGGTCCGGGCGCTGAGCGAGAGCCACGACCACCTGTGCGAGCTGCTGCGCACGCACCTGCCGTCGTGGTCGTTCGAGCCGGCGCTCGGCGGTCAGACGCTCTGGGTACGGGTGCCGCGCGGCGACGTGGACTCCTTCTCCCAGGTGGCGCTGCGCCACGGGGTGGCGGTGCCGCCCGGACGGGCGTTCGACCCGCTCGGCGGGCACGCCGACCACATGCGGCTGCACTTCCTGTTCCCCCGCGAGGAACTGTCGGCGGCGGTGCGCGACCTGGCCGCCGCCTGGCACGCCTACGACGGAACCCGGCGAGGGAACTCGCGCCACGCCCTCATCGTCTGA
- a CDS encoding alpha/beta hydrolase has product MTTTFLLLHSPAVGPATWAPVAAALERRGHAAVVPDLTRVTSDGPPYWPRVVEAVRATLRETAPEAAPGTPPAKAPGTPIVLVAHSNAGLFAPVVKEGLGDRVVACVFAEARLPPSAGLVPTAEAGFLPFLRELAGESGVLPRWTDWWSDADVAALLPDPAVRAVVVAEQPRLPLGYYTQPVPVPAGWDEVRCSCLWYGPPYEEVAREAQRRGWPVTRVPGSHLHQLVDPEAVTDALLTLSRRS; this is encoded by the coding sequence ATGACGACGACCTTCCTCCTCCTGCACAGCCCGGCCGTGGGGCCGGCGACCTGGGCGCCGGTGGCCGCGGCCCTGGAGCGCCGGGGCCACGCCGCCGTGGTGCCCGACCTGACCCGGGTGACCTCGGACGGCCCGCCCTACTGGCCGCGCGTGGTGGAGGCGGTGCGGGCCACCCTTCGGGAAACCGCGCCGGAGGCGGCGCCCGGGACGCCGCCCGCGAAGGCGCCCGGCACCCCGATCGTGCTGGTCGCGCACAGCAACGCGGGGCTGTTCGCGCCGGTGGTGAAGGAAGGGCTGGGCGACCGGGTGGTGGCGTGCGTCTTCGCCGAGGCCCGCCTGCCGCCCTCGGCCGGCCTCGTGCCGACGGCCGAGGCGGGATTCCTGCCGTTCCTGCGCGAGCTGGCCGGCGAGAGCGGGGTGCTGCCCCGGTGGACCGACTGGTGGAGCGACGCGGACGTCGCGGCCCTGCTGCCCGACCCGGCCGTGCGGGCCGTGGTGGTGGCCGAGCAGCCGCGGTTGCCGCTCGGCTACTACACGCAGCCCGTTCCGGTGCCGGCGGGCTGGGACGAGGTGCGGTGTTCGTGCCTGTGGTACGGCCCGCCGTACGAGGAGGTGGCGCGGGAGGCGCAGCGGCGCGGCTGGCCCGTGACCAGGGTGCCCGGCTCCCACCTGCACCAGCTCGTCGATCCGGAGGCGGTCACCGACGCGCTGCTCACGCTGTCGCGCAGGTCGTGA
- a CDS encoding ABC transporter ATP-binding protein: MTAIRVDGLRKSHGGFEAVRGVSFEVAAGEIFALLGRNGAGKTTTVEVLAGFQRPDAGTVRVLGLDPVADRAAVRERLGVMLQEAGFFPDLTVAQTVDTWRDFTAAARPREEALELVGLADRARTRVRQLSGGEKRRLDLALALLGRPDVLFLDEPTAGMDPEARRDTWETVRGLAGQGTAVLLTTHYLDEAQRLASSMAIMDAGEIVASGGMAETLAASSGRVAFRLPPGVHPAELPLAVTMEGDHAVCRAEDPDLAAQTLLGWAAEHGLRLAGLEVRTATLEDLFLDLPRSAR; the protein is encoded by the coding sequence ATGACAGCCATTCGGGTGGACGGGCTCAGGAAGAGCCATGGCGGGTTCGAGGCGGTGCGGGGCGTCTCGTTCGAGGTGGCCGCCGGAGAGATCTTCGCCCTGCTGGGCCGCAACGGCGCGGGCAAGACCACGACGGTCGAGGTGCTGGCGGGCTTCCAGCGGCCCGACGCGGGCACGGTGCGAGTGCTCGGCCTCGACCCGGTGGCCGACCGCGCGGCCGTGCGGGAGCGTCTGGGCGTCATGCTGCAGGAGGCCGGGTTCTTCCCCGACCTGACGGTGGCCCAGACCGTCGACACCTGGCGTGACTTCACCGCGGCCGCCCGGCCCCGCGAGGAGGCCCTGGAGCTGGTCGGCCTGGCGGACCGGGCCCGCACCAGGGTCCGCCAGCTCTCCGGAGGCGAGAAGCGGCGCCTCGACCTGGCGCTGGCGCTGCTGGGCCGTCCCGACGTGCTGTTCCTGGACGAGCCGACCGCCGGGATGGACCCGGAGGCCCGGCGCGACACCTGGGAGACGGTGCGCGGCCTGGCGGGGCAGGGCACCGCGGTCCTGTTGACCACCCACTACCTCGACGAGGCCCAGCGGCTGGCCTCCAGCATGGCGATCATGGACGCGGGCGAGATCGTCGCCTCCGGCGGGATGGCCGAGACCCTCGCCGCGAGCAGCGGCCGGGTCGCCTTCCGGCTGCCGCCCGGCGTGCATCCCGCCGAGCTGCCGCTGGCCGTGACGATGGAGGGCGACCACGCCGTGTGCCGGGCCGAGGACCCCGACCTGGCGGCGCAGACGCTGCTCGGCTGGGCCGCCGAACACGGCCTGCGGCTGGCGGGCCTGGAGGTCCGCACGGCCACGCTCGAAGACCTCTTCCTCGACCTGCCCAGGAGCGCCCGATGA
- a CDS encoding ABC transporter permease: MSLAATYRLGTRLFWRDRAMLVASVVTPLGIGIGLPLLMRHVRPEGAAAAAQFYPGTIAIMLAITAFMNINVALTTRRDQLVLKRLRTTMLTDGQILAGQIASTVTQTVVVIVVCTVTVRFAADVPFPADPLLFAGAAVAGSAVMATLGAAYTAAVPRAELSAPACVPVFLLCGVGAGAMGPILEVLPSWAGTLFGLLPTAAVVDAMRSGAVAAPVLNLAVWAVVGLVGLRLWFRWEPRRS; this comes from the coding sequence ATGAGCCTCGCCGCCACCTACCGTCTCGGCACCCGGCTGTTCTGGCGCGACCGCGCCATGCTGGTCGCCTCCGTCGTGACTCCCCTGGGCATCGGCATCGGGCTGCCGCTGCTCATGCGCCACGTACGACCCGAGGGGGCGGCGGCGGCCGCCCAGTTCTACCCCGGCACGATCGCGATCATGCTGGCGATCACCGCGTTCATGAACATCAACGTCGCGCTGACCACGCGGCGCGACCAGCTCGTGCTCAAGCGCCTGCGGACGACCATGCTGACCGACGGGCAGATCCTGGCGGGTCAGATCGCCAGCACGGTCACCCAGACCGTCGTCGTGATCGTCGTGTGCACCGTGACGGTGCGGTTCGCCGCCGACGTGCCCTTCCCGGCCGATCCGCTGCTGTTCGCCGGGGCCGCCGTGGCGGGCTCCGCCGTGATGGCGACGCTCGGCGCCGCCTACACGGCCGCGGTCCCGCGCGCCGAGCTGTCGGCCCCCGCCTGCGTGCCGGTGTTCCTGCTGTGCGGCGTCGGGGCGGGCGCGATGGGGCCGATCCTCGAGGTGCTGCCCTCGTGGGCGGGTACGCTGTTCGGCCTGTTGCCCACCGCGGCCGTGGTGGACGCCATGCGGAGCGGGGCGGTGGCCGCTCCCGTCCTGAACCTGGCGGTCTGGGCGGTGGTCGGGCTGGTCGGGCTGCGGCTGTGGTTCCGGTGGGAACCGCGCAGGTCATAG
- a CDS encoding sensor histidine kinase, protein MTSSSAQRLARVLITAVSVAYTFIGLLYFAVSPRNGLLATGAILGVVATHSLNMRAGLRDERPPLFPLTLVLQAVATYLPDLLLPGGWSGVAAPMLAGTVLVALPLRFAGPIVGLMTLYSTSGVLAVSANAVVALFYGLTVPVTGGMIYALVRLVRVTYELERARAGLAEAAVLKERLRISRDLHDGLGRSLTAIALKGDLARRLVDRDPEAAGAEVGELVEVAREAVQDVRRVARGYRELSLAGETDRAVALLESAGVACQAHLAGVPLPRRSEEALAWAVREAVTNLLRHSDATTCTISTSVRDGTARLLVVNDGTTPNGPSSDVGVNGSVRRGGGLTGLAERAAQAGGTLEAAPTGTGGFRLVVEVPA, encoded by the coding sequence ATGACCTCCTCCTCCGCTCAGCGGCTCGCCCGCGTGCTGATCACCGCGGTTTCCGTCGCGTACACCTTCATCGGGCTGCTCTACTTCGCGGTCAGCCCGCGCAACGGCCTGCTGGCGACCGGTGCGATCCTCGGCGTGGTGGCGACCCACTCGCTCAACATGCGGGCGGGGCTGCGCGACGAGCGGCCCCCGCTGTTCCCGCTGACGCTCGTGCTGCAGGCCGTCGCCACGTACCTGCCCGACCTGCTGCTGCCCGGCGGCTGGTCGGGAGTCGCGGCCCCCATGCTCGCCGGGACCGTGCTGGTGGCGCTGCCGCTGCGGTTCGCCGGGCCGATCGTCGGGCTCATGACGCTGTACAGCACGTCCGGGGTCCTGGCCGTCTCGGCGAACGCGGTGGTCGCGCTCTTCTACGGCCTCACCGTGCCCGTCACCGGCGGCATGATCTACGCCCTGGTCCGGCTGGTGCGCGTGACGTACGAGCTGGAGCGGGCCAGGGCCGGACTGGCGGAGGCGGCGGTGCTGAAGGAGCGGCTGCGCATCTCGCGCGACCTGCACGACGGGCTCGGCCGCAGCCTCACCGCCATCGCGCTGAAGGGCGACCTGGCCCGCCGCCTCGTGGACCGCGACCCCGAGGCGGCCGGCGCGGAGGTGGGCGAGCTGGTGGAGGTCGCCAGGGAGGCGGTGCAGGACGTCCGGCGGGTGGCCCGCGGCTACCGGGAGCTGTCCCTGGCGGGCGAGACGGACCGGGCCGTGGCGCTGCTGGAGTCGGCGGGCGTGGCGTGCCAGGCGCACCTGGCCGGCGTCCCGCTGCCCAGGCGTTCGGAGGAGGCCCTCGCCTGGGCCGTGCGCGAGGCCGTCACGAACCTGCTGCGCCACAGCGACGCCACCACCTGCACGATCAGCACGTCCGTCCGCGACGGCACGGCGCGGCTGCTCGTGGTCAACGACGGCACCACCCCGAACGGCCCCTCGTCCGACGTGGGCGTGAACGGGTCGGTGCGCCGCGGGGGCGGACTGACGGGGCTGGCCGAACGCGCCGCCCAGGCCGGCGGCACGCTGGAGGCGGCGCCCACCGGCACCGGCGGATTCCGGCTGGTGGTGGAGGTGCCGGCATGA
- a CDS encoding response regulator transcription factor, with translation MIKVLLAEDMHMIRAALSALLRLEPDIEVVAEVTRGDEIVPAALSARPDVAIVDIDLPVMDGITAAAALRPRLPSCRILVLTALGRPGQVRRALEAGIEAFLVKDAPGERLADAVRRTAAGLRVLDGKLVSAALEYGESPLTPRETTVLREAARGASAEEIAARLHLSAGTVRNYLTGAITKTGARNRLDAVRIAEDAGWL, from the coding sequence ATGATCAAGGTACTGCTCGCCGAGGACATGCACATGATCAGGGCCGCGTTGTCGGCCCTGCTGCGCCTGGAGCCCGACATCGAGGTGGTCGCGGAGGTGACGCGAGGGGACGAGATCGTCCCGGCTGCGCTCTCCGCCCGGCCCGACGTCGCGATCGTGGACATCGACCTGCCGGTGATGGACGGCATCACCGCGGCGGCCGCGCTCCGCCCCCGGCTGCCGTCGTGCCGGATCCTCGTGCTCACCGCCCTGGGACGGCCCGGGCAGGTGCGCCGGGCGCTGGAAGCGGGCATCGAGGCGTTCCTGGTGAAGGACGCGCCGGGCGAGCGGCTCGCCGACGCCGTCAGGCGGACCGCCGCCGGGCTGCGGGTGCTGGACGGCAAGCTGGTGTCCGCGGCCCTGGAGTACGGCGAGAGCCCGCTGACCCCTCGCGAGACGACGGTCCTGCGGGAGGCCGCGCGAGGGGCGTCGGCCGAGGAGATCGCCGCCCGGCTGCACCTGTCGGCGGGGACGGTGCGCAACTACCTGACGGGCGCGATCACCAAGACCGGCGCGCGCAACAGGCTCGACGCCGTCCGCATCGCCGAGGACGCCGGCTGGCTCTGA
- the npdG gene encoding NADPH-dependent F420 reductase — MTDVNGLTIGILGGTGDQGKGLARRFAVAGHPVLIGSRNAQRAQEAADSIGSGARGAENAVVAAEADIVIVAVPYEGHKALLESVRAELAGKIVVDCVNPLGFDKQGAYALPVEEGSAAQQAAAVLPDSRVVAAFHHVSAVVLMDPSVDKVDLDVLVLGDDREATDLVQALASVIPGVRGVYGGRLRNAFQVEALTANIISVNRRYKAHAGIRVTDI; from the coding sequence ATGACTGACGTTAACGGGCTTACCATCGGCATCCTCGGCGGCACCGGAGACCAGGGCAAGGGCCTCGCGCGGCGTTTCGCGGTGGCCGGCCACCCCGTCCTGATCGGGTCGCGCAACGCCCAGCGGGCCCAGGAGGCGGCCGACTCCATCGGATCCGGCGCACGGGGGGCGGAGAACGCCGTGGTCGCCGCCGAGGCCGACATCGTGATCGTCGCGGTGCCGTACGAGGGGCACAAGGCGCTGCTGGAGTCGGTGCGCGCGGAGCTGGCCGGGAAGATCGTGGTCGACTGCGTGAACCCGCTCGGCTTCGACAAGCAGGGCGCCTACGCGCTGCCCGTCGAGGAGGGCAGCGCCGCCCAGCAGGCCGCCGCCGTGCTGCCCGACAGCCGGGTGGTGGCGGCGTTCCACCACGTGTCGGCCGTGGTGCTCATGGACCCGTCGGTGGACAAGGTGGACCTGGACGTGCTCGTGCTGGGCGACGACCGGGAGGCGACCGATCTGGTGCAGGCCCTGGCGTCGGTCATCCCGGGCGTGCGGGGTGTCTACGGCGGGCGGCTGCGCAACGCCTTCCAGGTGGAGGCGCTGACGGCCAACATCATCTCGGTCAACCGCCGCTACAAGGCGCACGCCGGTATCCGCGTCACCGACATCTGA
- a CDS encoding lipase family protein gives MTLRVRVSVFSILLLLASLAVSVGATPARAVTAGDVVSARPTTVYLLPGKLLEVPVNAWHVLYRSTSATGALNTVSGTVLVPKASYALGKRPIVGYATGTHGLGDQCAPSASMREGREAELAFVSLLLLKGFAVAVTDYEGLGTPGTHTYMAGVSQGHAVLDSIRAAVRVPGSGLSAAAPVAVMGYSQGGASAGWAAQLQPSYAPELRLKGAAAGGVPADLRAVAAHLEGGPDFGLAAAAGVGLDAAYPELDLEADLNERGRALMADAADDCVGDLDKLAGLRFSDLSPVDLLNQPKWQARLIENRLGTLTPRVPVFLYHGRGDQIIPYAVGQTLRSEYCQAGVNTRWVSLPAPDHVTGAVEGGPLAVEWLTLRLLGLPAFGNC, from the coding sequence ATGACCCTTCGTGTCCGCGTCAGCGTGTTCTCGATCCTCTTACTCCTCGCGTCGCTCGCCGTGTCCGTCGGCGCGACGCCGGCCCGCGCGGTGACGGCGGGAGACGTCGTCTCCGCCCGGCCCACCACCGTCTACCTCCTGCCCGGCAAGCTGCTGGAGGTCCCGGTCAACGCCTGGCACGTGCTCTACCGCTCCACCTCCGCCACCGGAGCGCTGAACACGGTGTCCGGCACCGTGCTCGTGCCCAAGGCGTCCTACGCCCTCGGCAAGCGGCCCATCGTCGGCTACGCCACCGGCACCCATGGGCTCGGCGACCAGTGCGCCCCGTCGGCCAGCATGCGCGAGGGCCGCGAGGCGGAGCTGGCATTCGTCAGCCTCCTGCTGCTCAAGGGCTTCGCCGTGGCCGTCACCGACTACGAGGGCCTCGGCACGCCCGGCACCCACACCTACATGGCGGGCGTGTCGCAGGGCCACGCCGTGCTCGACTCCATCAGGGCCGCCGTCCGGGTCCCCGGCTCCGGCCTGTCCGCCGCCGCGCCCGTCGCCGTCATGGGCTACTCGCAGGGCGGCGCGTCGGCGGGCTGGGCGGCGCAGCTCCAGCCCTCGTACGCGCCCGAACTCCGGCTCAAGGGCGCGGCCGCCGGCGGCGTGCCCGCCGACCTGCGGGCCGTCGCCGCCCACCTGGAGGGCGGGCCCGACTTCGGCCTGGCCGCCGCGGCGGGTGTCGGGCTGGACGCCGCCTACCCCGAACTGGACCTGGAGGCCGACCTCAACGAGCGGGGCCGTGCACTCATGGCGGACGCCGCCGACGACTGCGTGGGCGACCTGGACAAGCTCGCCGGGTTGCGCTTCTCCGACCTGAGCCCGGTGGACCTGCTCAACCAGCCCAAGTGGCAGGCCCGCCTCATCGAGAACCGGCTCGGCACGCTGACGCCTCGGGTCCCGGTCTTCCTCTACCACGGACGGGGCGACCAGATCATCCCGTACGCGGTGGGGCAGACGCTGCGCTCGGAGTACTGCCAGGCGGGCGTGAACACGCGGTGGGTGTCGCTGCCGGCACCCGACCACGTGACGGGCGCCGTGGAAGGCGGGCCGCTGGCCGTCGAATGGCTGACGCTCCGCCTGCTCGGCCTGCCCGCGTTCGGCAACTGCTGA
- a CDS encoding LysR family transcriptional regulator encodes MDIDPRRLRVLHEVARRGGVMRAAEALFLTPSAVSQQLAQLEREVGLALIDRSQRRVSLTPAGRVLAGYAERVEEELAEARRELTRFTERLAGPVRIAAFPTVITHMLVPALRDLATRHPKIIPVIHEVYGQPALQELRLGAVDVLITERDMSLPVLSQPSLATRPLYVDEYRIVVPPDWPDPPRSVADLADVPWVAGEPEQACGQALDRLAGLHGFEPRKVHVITEFGPTLALVAAGHGVAIVPTLALLDVPEGEVRVSELRDVGARSLDAVTRVSRTRSGEPDPVQAVVIGAIEDATAALEASLKGHLEPT; translated from the coding sequence ATGGACATCGACCCAAGGCGGCTGCGGGTGCTGCACGAGGTCGCCCGCCGCGGCGGGGTCATGCGCGCGGCCGAGGCGCTCTTCCTCACCCCCTCCGCTGTCTCCCAGCAGCTCGCCCAGCTGGAGCGCGAGGTCGGGCTCGCCCTCATCGACCGCTCCCAGCGCCGCGTCTCCCTCACCCCGGCGGGCCGGGTCCTGGCGGGCTACGCCGAGCGGGTCGAGGAGGAGCTGGCCGAGGCCCGGCGCGAGCTCACCCGCTTCACCGAACGGCTGGCCGGCCCCGTGCGGATCGCCGCCTTCCCCACGGTGATCACGCACATGCTGGTGCCCGCCCTGCGCGACCTCGCCACGCGACACCCGAAGATCATCCCCGTCATCCACGAGGTCTACGGCCAGCCCGCCCTCCAGGAGCTGCGGCTCGGCGCCGTGGACGTGCTCATCACCGAGCGGGACATGAGCCTTCCCGTGCTGTCGCAGCCGTCGCTGGCCACCCGCCCCCTGTACGTCGACGAGTACCGCATCGTGGTGCCTCCCGACTGGCCCGACCCGCCCCGCTCCGTGGCGGACCTGGCCGACGTGCCGTGGGTGGCCGGCGAGCCCGAGCAGGCGTGCGGCCAGGCGCTGGACCGGCTCGCCGGGCTGCACGGTTTCGAGCCGCGCAAGGTGCACGTCATCACGGAGTTCGGCCCGACGCTGGCGCTGGTGGCGGCGGGGCACGGCGTGGCGATCGTGCCCACGCTGGCCCTGCTCGACGTGCCCGAGGGTGAGGTACGGGTGAGCGAGCTGCGCGACGTGGGGGCGCGCAGTCTCGACGCCGTGACCCGGGTCAGCCGTACCAGGTCGGGTGAGCCCGACCCGGTGCAGGCGGTCGTGATCGGCGCGATCGAGGACGCCACCGCCGCCCTGGAGGCCTCGCTGAAGGGCCACCTGGAGCCCACCTGA
- a CDS encoding CBU_0592 family membrane protein → MDLLLDAIGWIGAGLLVVGYGMVSAARMSGDSASYQALNLVGSAALMVNSAHNDAWPSAGLNLIWAAIGAVSLVKLARLGAAR, encoded by the coding sequence ATGGATCTCCTCCTCGACGCCATCGGCTGGATCGGCGCGGGTCTGCTCGTGGTGGGCTACGGCATGGTCTCCGCCGCGCGCATGTCCGGCGACAGCGCGTCGTACCAGGCCCTCAACCTCGTGGGCTCGGCAGCCCTCATGGTCAACAGCGCCCACAACGACGCCTGGCCGTCGGCGGGCCTCAACCTGATCTGGGCCGCGATCGGCGCCGTGTCGCTGGTGAAGCTCGCCCGGCTGGGAGCCGCCCGATGA
- a CDS encoding cyclase family protein: MIVELSHRIVAGMVTYPGVPGPVLGTHLSREDSRQVYAPGTEFEIGTITLAANTGTYLDTPHHRYASGADLSQVPIDRLADLPGLVVRAPERDGRRVLIDDRLDVRGRAVLIHTGWDRHFGTEEYLHGHPYLAPESARWLAEQGAALVGIDSLNIDDTPPRGERPAHTILLGAGIPLVEHLTGLAALPDEGFRFHAAPPMVAGMGTFPVRAYAVVA, encoded by the coding sequence ATGATCGTGGAGCTGAGCCACCGCATCGTGGCGGGGATGGTCACCTACCCGGGCGTGCCGGGACCGGTGCTCGGCACGCACCTGAGCCGTGAGGATTCGCGGCAGGTGTACGCGCCGGGCACGGAGTTCGAGATCGGCACGATCACCCTGGCGGCCAACACCGGCACCTATCTGGACACGCCCCACCACCGCTACGCGAGCGGGGCCGACCTGTCACAGGTGCCGATCGACAGGCTCGCCGACCTGCCGGGCCTCGTCGTGCGGGCGCCGGAACGGGACGGCAGGCGGGTGCTGATCGACGACCGGCTCGACGTGCGCGGCCGGGCCGTGCTCATCCACACGGGATGGGACCGCCACTTCGGCACCGAGGAGTATCTGCACGGCCACCCCTACCTCGCGCCCGAGTCGGCGCGGTGGCTGGCCGAGCAGGGCGCGGCGCTCGTCGGCATCGACTCGCTGAACATCGACGACACGCCGCCGCGCGGCGAGCGACCCGCGCACACGATCCTGCTCGGCGCCGGCATCCCGCTGGTCGAGCACCTGACGGGGCTGGCCGCGCTGCCCGACGAGGGCTTCCGGTTTCACGCCGCCCCGCCGATGGTGGCGGGCATGGGCACCTTCCCGGTGCGGGCGTACGCCGTCGTCGCCTGA